The following coding sequences are from one Gossypium hirsutum isolate 1008001.06 chromosome A12, Gossypium_hirsutum_v2.1, whole genome shotgun sequence window:
- the LOC107939463 gene encoding non-specific lipid transfer protein GPI-anchored 15 isoform X1 — protein sequence MASIGLQMCLTLALMGMLWAGANAQICTPALTNLTPCLNYITGNTSTPSSACCSQLKTVVQSSPQCACSMLSMGASLGITINQTLALKLPGSCQVQNPSLSQCNGGKSGIRSTAPAASPSGSPSEDASAITPSASDIPSGTGSKSVPSIDVGSSDASIAKASLHSVICLIFFIATVAKF from the exons ATGGCTTCAATAGGACTTCAAATGTGTCTAACTCTAGCCCTCATGGGAATGCTATGGGCAGGAGCCAATGCTCAAATCTGCACTCCGGCACTCACCAACTTAACCCCATGCCTTAACTACATTACTGGAAATACGTCCACCCCATCATCTGCTTGCTGCTCGCAGCTGAAGACGGTCGTTCAATCATCTCCTCAATGTGCTTGCTCCATGCTCAGCATGGGGGCTTCATTGGGGATTACTATAAACCAAACCCTTGCTCTAAAACTCCCTGGTTCTTGTCAGGTTCAAAATCCATCACTTAGCCAGTGTAATG GTGGAAAATCTGGAATACGTTCAACTGCACCAGCAGCATCTCCTTCTGGTTCACCATCTGAGGACGCCAGTGCCATTACACCATCGGCATCAGACATTCCTTCAG GAACAGGATCTAAGTCTGTCCCATCGATCGACGTGGGATCGTCGGATGCAAGCATAGCAAAAGCCTCCCTTCATTCAGTTATCTGCCTTATCTTTTTCATTGCAACCGTGGCCAAATTCTGA
- the LOC107939463 gene encoding non-specific lipid transfer protein GPI-anchored 15 isoform X2, which yields MASIGLQMCLTLALMGMLWAGANAQICTPALTNLTPCLNYITGNTSTPSSACCSQLKTVVQSSPQCACSMLSMGASLGITINQTLALKLPGSCQVQNPSLSQCNGGKSGIRSTAPAASPSGSPSEDASAITPSASDIPSGSKSVPSIDVGSSDASIAKASLHSVICLIFFIATVAKF from the exons ATGGCTTCAATAGGACTTCAAATGTGTCTAACTCTAGCCCTCATGGGAATGCTATGGGCAGGAGCCAATGCTCAAATCTGCACTCCGGCACTCACCAACTTAACCCCATGCCTTAACTACATTACTGGAAATACGTCCACCCCATCATCTGCTTGCTGCTCGCAGCTGAAGACGGTCGTTCAATCATCTCCTCAATGTGCTTGCTCCATGCTCAGCATGGGGGCTTCATTGGGGATTACTATAAACCAAACCCTTGCTCTAAAACTCCCTGGTTCTTGTCAGGTTCAAAATCCATCACTTAGCCAGTGTAATG GTGGAAAATCTGGAATACGTTCAACTGCACCAGCAGCATCTCCTTCTGGTTCACCATCTGAGGACGCCAGTGCCATTACACCATCGGCATCAGACATTCCTTCAG GATCTAAGTCTGTCCCATCGATCGACGTGGGATCGTCGGATGCAAGCATAGCAAAAGCCTCCCTTCATTCAGTTATCTGCCTTATCTTTTTCATTGCAACCGTGGCCAAATTCTGA
- the LOC107931580 gene encoding non-specific lipid transfer protein GPI-anchored 5 isoform X1: MALKNVELGLALVFVTMLCGYKAMAQSGCTSVLLGLAPCLNYITSNSTTTPSSTCCSQLSSVVQSQPQCLCSVLNGGASSLGVTINQTRALSLPGACNVQTPPVSSCNAAANGPASPPVSSAVSPSSADSSDETPDTSVTSSSIPSGTGSKTVPTTEGSISNGSIMDKPLALTLFTLLIASYVSIIVLY, translated from the exons ATGGCTTTAAAAAATGTCGAGTTGGGTCTTGCCCTGGTTTTTGTGACCATGCTTTGTGGTTATAAAGCCATGGCTCAGTCAGGTTGTACCAGCGTGCTCTTGGGTTTAGCCCCGTGTTTAAACTACATTACGTCGAACTCGACGACGACCCCATCATCGACTTGCTGCTCTCAGCTTTCGAGCGTAGTTCAATCGCAGCCTCAGTGTCTTTGCTCGGTGCTCAATGGTGGGGCCTCATCGCTTGGTGTTACCATCAACCAGACTCGAGCCCTGTCACTCCCTGGTGCTTGCAATGTGCAAACACCACCAGTTAGCAGTTGTAACG CAGCTGCCAACGGTCCAGCATCTCCCCCTGTGAGCTCTGCAGTAAGTCCTTCTTCAGCTGATAGTTCTGATGAGACGCCTGACACATCGGTTACATCATCGAGCATTCCTTCAG GAACTGGGTCTAAAACAGTCCCTACAACAGAAGGCAGCATATCAAATGGAAGTATCATGGACAAGCCGCTTGCTCTTACTCTTTTCACTCTGTTAATTGCTTCATACGTATCGATTATCGTCTTATATTAA
- the LOC107931580 gene encoding non-specific lipid transfer protein GPI-anchored 5 isoform X2, which produces MALKNVELGLALVFVTMLCGYKAMAQSGCTSVLLGLAPCLNYITSNSTTTPSSTCCSQLSSVVQSQPQCLCSVLNGGASSLGVTINQTRALSLPGACNVQTPPVSSCNAANGPASPPVSSAVSPSSADSSDETPDTSVTSSSIPSGTGSKTVPTTEGSISNGSIMDKPLALTLFTLLIASYVSIIVLY; this is translated from the exons ATGGCTTTAAAAAATGTCGAGTTGGGTCTTGCCCTGGTTTTTGTGACCATGCTTTGTGGTTATAAAGCCATGGCTCAGTCAGGTTGTACCAGCGTGCTCTTGGGTTTAGCCCCGTGTTTAAACTACATTACGTCGAACTCGACGACGACCCCATCATCGACTTGCTGCTCTCAGCTTTCGAGCGTAGTTCAATCGCAGCCTCAGTGTCTTTGCTCGGTGCTCAATGGTGGGGCCTCATCGCTTGGTGTTACCATCAACCAGACTCGAGCCCTGTCACTCCCTGGTGCTTGCAATGTGCAAACACCACCAGTTAGCAGTTGTAACG CTGCCAACGGTCCAGCATCTCCCCCTGTGAGCTCTGCAGTAAGTCCTTCTTCAGCTGATAGTTCTGATGAGACGCCTGACACATCGGTTACATCATCGAGCATTCCTTCAG GAACTGGGTCTAAAACAGTCCCTACAACAGAAGGCAGCATATCAAATGGAAGTATCATGGACAAGCCGCTTGCTCTTACTCTTTTCACTCTGTTAATTGCTTCATACGTATCGATTATCGTCTTATATTAA
- the LOC107931570 gene encoding tRNA (guanine-N(7)-)-methyltransferase non-catalytic subunit wdr4, with protein MEGAQMEDFRIEECENDNNTHEDSQMEESEQNNKHMEVAPAVISVHPTRNSVAVAVGSDLRVFNLLEDCAVILVDEAGGASHNDSIRGIKYGANGKLFVSAGDDKLVKVWSTESWRCIATVCSEKRVSAVAISNDGLHVCFADKFGVVWVVDLPGVDETQAPLNKKAVPLLAHYCSIITSLEFSPDGHFIVSADRDFKIRVTVFPKKPLDGAHEVQSFCLGHTEFVSCLAFICTPDSPQGSLVSGGGDSTVRMWDIISGSLLDTCAVGAKAQFESDTTEGNCSTVTDICTIPGCTLIAVAIQSLRGIMLLNCDLSSRTLSVMRVVSIIGENFVPTSLGSSISGGLLWMVTGASKLRGSDVSSLSRVKVISGFEKSSPDASEQEPAVLVDSEIPGGAKLLEKLQGSISVDEKVFLAAADAVKTAMCNLLIKKQYSDEKREFRKRTRNDRKSKQ; from the exons ATGGAAGGAGCACAAATGGAGGATTTTCGGATCGAAGAGTGTGAAAATGACAACAATACACACGAAGATTCTCAAATGGAAGAATCTGAGCAAAACAATAAACACATGGAGGTCGCACCCGCCGTTATTTCCGTCCACCCGACCCGGAACTCAGTTGCAGTCGCTGTCGGGTCGGACCTTCGTGTCTTCAATCTCCT AGAAGATTGTGCTGTGATTTTGGTGGATGAGGCAGGCGGGGCTTCACATAATGATTCAATTAGAGGTATTAAATATGGAGCAAATGGGAAACTCTTTGTATCTGCTGGAGATGACAAGCTTGTCAAGGTTTGGTCTACCGAGTCTTGGCGCTGTATTGCTACTGT GTGTTCTGAGAAGAGAGTGAGTGCAGTTGCTATAAGCAATGATGGTCTTCATGTTTGTTTTGCTGACAAATTTGGAGTGGTTTGGGTAGTGGATCTTCCAGGGGTTGATGAAACTCAAGCTCCTCTTAACAAGAAGGCAGTGCCATTGCTTGCTCATTATTGTAGTATCATTACTAGCCTG GAGTTTTCACCTGATGGACATTTTATTGTCAGTGCTGACAGAGATTTTAAAATTCGT GTTACAGTGTTTCCCAAGAAGCCATTAGATGGAGCTCATGAGGTTCAAAGCTTTTGTCTTGGTCATACGGA ATTTGTTTCCTGCCTTGCCTTCATTTGCACTCCAGATTCTCCGCAGGGTAGTCTTGTGTCTGGTGGCGGTGATTCCACT GTTCGCATGTGGGATATTATATCTGGATCCCTCCTTGATACTTGTGCAGTTGGTGCAAAG GCTCAGTTTGAGTCTGATACTACAGAAGGAAACTGTTCAACTGTTACTGACATATGCACAATTCCCGGTTGTACCCTTATTGCAGTAGCCATTCAAAG TCTGCGAGGAATAATGTTGTTGAACTGCGACCTTTCATCTCGGACTCTTTCTGTTATGAGG GTGGTCTCGATCATTGGGGAGAATTTCGTTCCTACAAGCCTTGGTAGTAGTATATCTGGAGGATTATTATGGATGGTAACAGGTGCCTCCAAGTTGCGAGGTTCTGACGTTTCATCTTTGTCTCGAGTGAAAGTCATCTCTGGTTTTGAGAAAAGCAGTCCCGACGCTTCAGAGCAGGAACCAGCTGTGTTGGTGGATAGTGAAATACCCGGTGGAGCTAAACTGCTAGAGAAGTTGCAGGGAAGCATTTCAGTTGATGAAAAGGTGTTCTTGGCAGCGGCGGATGCTGTAAAAACAGCAATGTGCAATTTGTTAATTAAGAAGCAATATTCTGATGAGAAACGAGAGTTCAGAAAGCGAACAAGAAATGATAGGAAAAGCAAGCAGTGA
- the LOC107931584 gene encoding FCS-Like Zinc finger 8 isoform X1, which produces MLRNRSKSVTSKQALMATSPSQKNFIAQIPSFIAKKLNETEALNSPSSTLDNKSSFHYNINQPKSPKHSSAVKNIEPKGIGLAVIDTHKSCKVLFGTELRVQIPLIPPDFGTKTKNLHTLSPPFTSPKTSVHMKDPPMVFNGCFPVKEIMELSEDYTCVISHGPNPKTTHIFHDCVVECCCSISNTQPKSAPSESNNFLSFCHTCKKNLRQKIDIYIYGGDKAFCSQECRYQEMVLD; this is translated from the exons ATGCTGAGGAATAGGTCCAAATCAGTGACCAGCAAGCAAGCTTTAATGGCAACATCACCTTCCCAAAAGAATTTCATTGCCCAAATCCCATCTTTCATTGCAAAAAAGCTCAATGAAACCGAAGCTCTCAACAGCCCCAGTTCTACCCTCGATAACAAATCATCCTTTCACTACAATATAAACCAACCAAAATCCCCAAAACATTCCTCAGCTGTAAAAAATATAGAACCAAAAGGTATCGGCCTTGCCGTCATCGACACACACAAGAGTTGTAAGGTTTTGTTTGGGACAGAACTCAGGGTTCAGATTCCACTAATCCCACCAGATTTTGGGACCAAAACCAAGAATCTTCATACACTATCTCCACCATTTACCTCTCCCAAAACTAGTGTTCATATGAAGGATCCTCCTATGGTCTTCAATGGGTGTTTTCCAGTTAAAGAAATTATGGAGCTATCAGAGGATTATACATGCGTGATATCTCACGGTCCTAACCCCAAGACCACCCATATTTTCCATGACTGCGTCGTGGAGTGCTGTTGTAGTATATCGAATACTCAGCCCAAGTCTGCACCATCAGAGAGTAATAATTTCCTCAGCTTTTGTCACACATGTAAGAAGAATCTTCGACAGAAAATCGACATTTATATTTACGG AGGTGACAAAGCATTTTGCAGTCAAGAGTGTCGATACCAAGAAATGGTTTTAGATTGA
- the LOC107931584 gene encoding FCS-Like Zinc finger 8 isoform X2 produces MLRNRSKSVTSKQALMATSPSQKNFIAQIPSFIAKKLNETEALNSPSSTLDNKSSFHYNINQPKSPKHSSAVKNIEPKGIGLAVIDTHKSCKVLFGTELRVQIPLIPPDFGTKTKNLHTLSPPFTSPKTSVHMKDPPMVFNGCFPVKEIMELSEDYTCVISHGPNPKTTHIFHDCVVECCCSISNTQPKSAPSESNNFLSFCHT; encoded by the exons ATGCTGAGGAATAGGTCCAAATCAGTGACCAGCAAGCAAGCTTTAATGGCAACATCACCTTCCCAAAAGAATTTCATTGCCCAAATCCCATCTTTCATTGCAAAAAAGCTCAATGAAACCGAAGCTCTCAACAGCCCCAGTTCTACCCTCGATAACAAATCATCCTTTCACTACAATATAAACCAACCAAAATCCCCAAAACATTCCTCAGCTGTAAAAAATATAGAACCAAAAGGTATCGGCCTTGCCGTCATCGACACACACAAGAGTTGTAAGGTTTTGTTTGGGACAGAACTCAGGGTTCAGATTCCACTAATCCCACCAGATTTTGGGACCAAAACCAAGAATCTTCATACACTATCTCCACCATTTACCTCTCCCAAAACTAGTGTTCATATGAAGGATCCTCCTATGGTCTTCAATGGGTGTTTTCCAGTTAAAGAAATTATGGAGCTATCAGAGGATTATACATGCGTGATATCTCACGGTCCTAACCCCAAGACCACCCATATTTTCCATGACTGCGTCGTGGAGTGCTGTTGTAGTATATCGAATACTCAGCCCAAGTCTGCACCATCAGAGAGTAATAATTTCCTCAGCTTTTGTCACACAT AG
- the LOC107931598 gene encoding NF-kappa-B-activating protein — protein MGRLTSTVEISERRRQSDRENGRYTSESDGSPDYRRRRRSPSYEAYERDHQSRKGSQQRDPSGSSEYRNPRRRSPVESPERRRRFDGQNGRYASESDDSVDYRRRRRSPSYDVYDRDQPRNHHLSESPGDENPRRRNPAHDGTLNSLPKKFGKSRSYLDRDYRNGKHSESESDEELKGLNFEEYRRLKRQKMRKALRFCIWENTPSPPRNDGDDLEDKGDEISEKYGEDNGDGKSDSDKEREKTSNKRIKSKSESENSGSSESESESETESDDSRSRRRKKGSSSKIKSRKSKRRSRKTSSYSDSESDESECESDDEEDSKQRRKSRRKGSRRNRNSKKSSTRKRSRKKSRYSDSNESASERETDESDESDVSKSSDDRVKSKKRKSSSNSRSRKSKKRRGSETDSQASDSDKSSDSGVDAKSKTMVDEPKIAEINAAEALMFKEMIEAQKKPALDNEPMVGPAPLPRAEGHISYGGALRPGEGDAIAQYVQQGKRIPRRGEVGLSAEEIQKFESLGFVMSGSRHQRMNAIRIRKENQVYSAEDKRALAMFNYEEKAKREHKVMADLQRLVQRHIGQDVGPTHNPFAGKDGADA, from the coding sequence ATGGGCCGCCTGACATCCACGGTCGAAATTTCGGAACGGAGACGCCAATCTGATCGGGAAAACGGCCGGTACACATCTGAATCCGATGGTTCCCCCGATTACCGCCGCCGTCGCCGTAGCCCTAGCTACGAAGCCTATGAACGCGACCACCAGAGCCGCAAAGGTAGCCAACAGCGTGACCCTTCTGGTTCATCTGAATACAGGAACCCTAGAAGACGAAGCCCTGTCGAAAGTCCTGAAAGAAGACGGCGTTTTGACGGCCAAAATGGTCGCTACGCATCCGAATCGGATGATTCTGTTGATTACCGCCGTCGTCGCCGCAGTCCCAGTTACGACGTCTACGACCGCGACCAACCTCGAAACCACCACCTTTCGGAGTCGCCTGGAGACGAAAATCCTAGAAGGCGGAACCCTGCACATGACGGAACCCTAAACTCTCTGCCCAAGAAATTCGGCAAGAGTCGCAGCTATCTGGACCGGGATTATCGGAACGGAAAACATTCAGAGTCCGAATCGGACGAGGAGTTGAAAGGATTGAACTTTGAAGAGTATAGGAGGCTGAAGAGACAGAAGATGAGAAAGGCCTTGAGATTCTGTATTTGGGAGAATACGCCGAGTCCGCCGAGGAATGATGGCGATGATTTGGAGGATAAAGGTGATGAAATTTCGGAGAAGTACGGTGAGGATAACGGGGATGGGAAGAGCGACTCAGATAAAGAAAGGGAGAAGACAAGCAATAAGAGAATCAAATCCAAGTCTGAGTCTGAAAATTCTGGAAGTAGCGAATCAGAGAGCGAGTCAGAAACTGAATCAGATGATTCAAGGTCTCGGAGGAGGAAGAAGGGGTCGAGTTCTAAAATTAAAAGTAGGAAAAGCAAACGTAGGAGTAGGAAAACATCGTCGTACAGTGATAGCGAATCTGATGAGAGCGAGTGTGAATCTGATGATGAGGAAGATAGCAAGCAGAGAAGGAAGTCGAGGAGAAAGGGGAGTAGGCGAAATAGGAATAGCAAGAAAAGCAGTACAAGGAAAAGAAGCAGGAAGAAGAGTAGGTATAGTGATTCCAATGAGAGCGCAAGTGAAAGGGAAACTGATGAATCTGATGAATCTGATGTGAGTAAATCTTCTGATGATCGTGTCAAGTCAAAGAAGCGGAAAAGCTCTTCAAATTCGAGGTCTAGGAAGAGTAAGAAAAGGAGAGGATCAGAAACTGATAGCCAAGCTTCAGATTCTGATAAGAGCTCGGATTCTGGAGTTGATGCCAAGAGTAAAACAATGGTAGATGAGCCTAAGATAGCTGAAATTAATGCTGCTGAGGCTCTTATGTTTAAAGAAATGATAGAGGCTCAGAAGAAACCTGCATTGGATAATGAGCCTATGGTTGGCCCAGCACCATTGCCAAGAGCTGAGGGACATATAAGTTATGGTGGTGCTTTGAGGCCTGGTGAAGGTGATGCCATTGCACAATATGTTCAACAGGGTAAGCGTATCCCACGAAGAGGTGAAGTCGGTCTTTCTGCTGAGGAGATTCAGAAGTTCGAGAGCCTTGGGTTTGTGATGAGTGGTAGCAGACATCAGAGAATGAATGCCATTCGTATTAGGAAAGAAAACCAGGTTTACAGTGCAGAGGACAAGAGGGCATTGGCTATGTTTAACTATGAAGAGAAAGCAAAACGTGAGCACAAGGTTATGGCTGATTTGCAACGGCTGGTGCAGCGTCATATTGGGCAGGATGTTGGTCCTACTCACAACCCTTTTGCTGGAAAGGATGGGGCTGATGCTTGA